In Helianthus annuus cultivar XRQ/B chromosome 3, HanXRQr2.0-SUNRISE, whole genome shotgun sequence, a single window of DNA contains:
- the LOC110881859 gene encoding putative germin-like protein 2-1: MSNKLIFLGFVALTFACLAFANEPKPLQDFCVADPNASVKVNGLVCKDPMQVQAEDFFFSGLHLRGNTSNPVGSRVTTVFAAQLPGLNTLGISMVRIDYAPWGQNPPHIHPRATEILTVLEGTLQVGFVTSNPDNRFITKVLKKGDVFVFPVGLVHFQHNVGNGYAVAIAALSSQNPGAITIANAVFGANPPIPGDILAKAFQVDKSVVEQLQSKF; this comes from the exons ATGTCAAACAAACTCATCTTCTTGGGCTTTGTAGCTCTTACTTTTGCCTGCCTTGCCTTCGCCAACGAGCCCAAACCCCTCCAAGATTTTTGCGTAGCCGATCCCAATGCCTCAG TGAAAGTGAATGGTCTAGTATGCAAGGACCCAATGCAAGTTCAAGCAGAGGATTTCTTCTTCAGTGGGCTACACCTCAGGGGTAATACATCAAACCCTGTGGGATCAAGGGTTACCACAGTCTTTGCAGCTCAGTTACCTGGGCTAAACACTTTAGGCATCTCAATGGTTCGTATTGACTACGCGCCATGGGGACAAAACCCACCTCACATTCATCCAAGAGCCACCGAGATTCTTACGGTTCTAGAAGGAACTTTACAAGTTGGGTTTGTCACATCCAACCCTGATAACCGTTTTATCACCAAGGTGCTGAAAAAGGGTGATGTTTTCGTGTTCCCCGTAGGACTTGTGCATTTCCAACATAACGTCGGTAATGGGTATGCCGTGGCTATTGCTGCATTGAGCAGTCAAAACCCTGGTGCCATAACAATTGCAAATGCTGTTTTTGGTGCTAATCCTCCAATTCCAGGAGATATCTTAGCCAAGGCATTCCAAGTGGATAAAAGTGTGGTGGAGCAGCTACAATCAAAATTCTAG